One window of the Devosia sp. 2618 genome contains the following:
- a CDS encoding ATP-binding cassette domain-containing protein: MSSDLIIDNLSVQTNGVTLVRSASAIVPAGKLTGLLGPNGAGKSTLMRAVLGLTAVHAGSVRFGDQDLLAMPTGKRARLAALVEQEAGSEVNLTVEEAALLGRIPYQSNWQPGPSPDDFARARWALAAVDMTSFATRPFVSLSGGERQRVHIARALAQEPRLLVLDEPTNHLDINAQLSTLRQLRNLAREGRTVLAAMHDINLAAAFCDELIIMSRGAVVCAGVPHRTLNPELIKAVYGVSAIMLRHPSTGRPLVAYEPCDD; this comes from the coding sequence ATGAGCAGCGACCTGATCATCGACAATCTGTCCGTTCAGACCAATGGCGTGACACTCGTCCGCTCGGCGTCGGCCATTGTACCCGCTGGCAAGCTGACAGGGTTGCTCGGCCCGAATGGTGCCGGCAAATCGACGCTGATGCGCGCCGTGCTTGGACTAACAGCCGTCCACGCTGGAAGCGTAAGGTTTGGCGATCAAGATCTGCTCGCCATGCCAACGGGCAAGCGAGCACGCCTCGCGGCGCTTGTTGAGCAGGAGGCTGGTTCTGAGGTCAATCTCACCGTGGAAGAGGCCGCCCTGCTGGGCCGGATCCCTTACCAATCCAACTGGCAACCAGGGCCTTCGCCGGACGACTTCGCGCGTGCGCGGTGGGCTCTGGCGGCCGTCGACATGACTAGCTTCGCTACGCGCCCGTTTGTCAGCCTGTCTGGCGGGGAGCGCCAGCGGGTGCATATTGCCAGGGCCCTGGCACAGGAGCCAAGGCTTCTGGTCCTCGACGAACCAACAAACCATCTTGATATAAACGCGCAGCTATCCACGCTGCGACAACTGCGAAACCTGGCCAGAGAGGGCAGGACAGTGCTTGCGGCCATGCACGACATCAACCTTGCAGCCGCGTTTTGCGACGAGCTGATCATAATGAGCAGGGGAGCGGTCGTGTGTGCAGGTGTTCCCCATAGGACATTAAATCCAGAACTCATAAAGGCTGTGTATGGCGTTTCCGCAATCATGTTGCGGCATCCATCGACCGGCCGACCGTTGGTTGCATATGAGCCTTGCGATGATTGA
- the gndA gene encoding NADP-dependent phosphogluconate dehydrogenase produces the protein MNSNATADIGLIGLAVMGSNLALNIAEKGYTVAVHNRSAGRIDELVELAKAQGLDKNTIPKYDLAEFVQAVKAPRSIIIMVKAGQPVDDMIEQLLPHLSPGDAIIECGNSLYTDTQRRFDYLKPNNIGYLGVGVSGGEEGARHGPSIMVGGSKEQWHNAEAVLTAIAAKFNGESCCAYLGEGGAGHFVKTIHNGIEYGDMQMIAEVYGVMRDGLGMNAADCAEVFKEWNKGPLNSYLIEITGHVLAAIDPQTNKPLVDLILDKAGQKGTGMWSAVVAQQMGVPATAIEGAVAARSLSSRKSERVVAEGIYGKPNRAKTNVTLADLEKALLAGKIVSYAQGFAVIAKASEEFGWSLPLATIAKIWRAGCIIRSRFLDQMSSAYEKGGNTNLLVVPDFVAIMKDSHPSLRKVVAAAAIGEFPMICLSASLSYFDSYRQAQGTANLIQGQRDFFGAHGFEIEGRGGDLHGTWPSTLGR, from the coding sequence ATGAATTCTAATGCAACAGCGGATATTGGCCTTATCGGCCTGGCGGTCATGGGTTCCAACCTCGCCCTCAATATCGCCGAAAAAGGCTACACCGTTGCCGTTCACAACCGTTCGGCCGGGCGCATCGACGAACTCGTCGAATTGGCCAAGGCGCAGGGCCTCGACAAGAACACGATCCCGAAATACGACCTCGCCGAATTCGTGCAGGCCGTAAAGGCTCCGCGCTCGATCATCATCATGGTCAAGGCCGGCCAGCCGGTCGACGACATGATCGAGCAGCTCCTGCCGCATCTGTCGCCGGGCGATGCCATCATCGAATGCGGCAACTCGCTCTATACCGACACGCAGCGCCGCTTCGACTACCTCAAGCCCAACAATATCGGCTATCTCGGCGTAGGCGTTTCCGGTGGTGAAGAAGGCGCCCGCCACGGCCCTTCCATCATGGTGGGCGGCTCCAAGGAACAGTGGCACAATGCAGAAGCGGTGCTTACCGCCATCGCTGCCAAGTTCAACGGCGAAAGCTGCTGCGCCTATCTCGGCGAGGGCGGCGCGGGCCACTTCGTCAAGACCATCCATAACGGCATCGAATATGGCGACATGCAGATGATCGCCGAAGTCTATGGCGTGATGCGCGATGGGCTCGGCATGAATGCTGCCGATTGTGCTGAAGTCTTCAAGGAATGGAACAAGGGTCCGCTCAATTCCTACCTGATCGAGATTACCGGCCACGTCCTCGCCGCTATCGATCCCCAGACCAACAAGCCGCTCGTCGATCTCATCCTCGACAAGGCCGGCCAGAAGGGCACCGGCATGTGGTCCGCAGTTGTCGCCCAGCAGATGGGCGTACCGGCTACCGCCATCGAAGGCGCCGTTGCCGCCCGTTCGCTCTCCTCGCGCAAGTCCGAGCGCGTCGTGGCCGAAGGCATCTATGGCAAGCCCAACCGCGCCAAGACCAACGTGACCCTGGCCGATCTCGAAAAGGCGCTGCTCGCCGGCAAGATCGTCTCCTACGCCCAGGGCTTCGCCGTCATCGCCAAGGCGTCCGAAGAATTCGGCTGGTCCCTGCCGCTCGCCACCATCGCGAAAATCTGGCGCGCCGGCTGCATCATCCGCTCGCGCTTCCTCGACCAGATGAGCTCGGCCTATGAAAAGGGCGGCAATACCAATCTGCTGGTCGTGCCCGATTTCGTCGCCATCATGAAGGACAGCCATCCGAGCCTGCGCAAGGTCGTGGCCGCAGCCGCCATCGGCGAATTCCCGATGATCTGTCTGTCTGCCTCGCTGAGCTATTTCGATAGCTACCGCCAGGCTCAGGGCACCGCCAACCTCATCCAGGGCCAGCGCGATTTCTTCGGCGCCCACGGCTTCGAGATCGAAGGGCGTGGCGGGGATCTGCACGGGACCTGGCCCAGCACGCTGGGCAGGTAA
- a CDS encoding AAA family ATPase encodes MKLDYVEVCGFRGFRDKARIDFGGGFTVITGRNGVGKSTLCDAVEFAITGLIEKYAVEKAAKESLADYLWWRGAGEPEAHYVTAAFISDEGKPFKITRTRESGADVSPEEIQAALCSGPVPEDALRQLTRTSIIRDEWIAALSLDLSETERFDLVRSALGALEGSEAAAKARDVVTAADASHARNEAAYENARATLGERLTQQSEIQASLSRSGDVSAALEIVGAAVPNAPTEMVLRLEAARGALADGRTRTARSAEAAEAGRVLLARQQAFQAPNAVTARETAKAGLETTREAQGVALADVAAAEMLLAREEDADAIAASLAILVEHGERLGVHEDRCPLCAAQRTSAEFAAGVEAARRRISSLASGVQDARRRMAAASEQARQASSAFTMVEREVSGHQAEEDALREAEQTYAAFFDRWGIDPRFLSDPDGLESHVTAERDRLINLERALIVLEASQSVSRMASIEKTIEVLREDIEKLADVVGQSQAAATSARKIDRAVKRVSAEIIDERLAQISPLLNELYQRLRPHADWRTIDYSIRGDVKRFLSLKVGDGLNPQFVFSSGQRRAAGLAFLLSVHLARAWTPWRSLLLDDPVQHIDDFRALHLVEVLAALRLDRRQIICAVEDPALADLLCRRLVSTTSEPGRRYDIDLGHEGATSVLTAADVPPMPVGVLRSALQAVGE; translated from the coding sequence ATGAAGCTCGATTATGTAGAGGTCTGCGGCTTCCGTGGTTTCCGAGACAAGGCTAGGATCGATTTCGGCGGCGGCTTCACCGTCATCACCGGCCGCAACGGCGTCGGCAAGAGCACCCTGTGCGACGCCGTCGAGTTCGCCATCACCGGACTGATCGAAAAGTACGCCGTCGAGAAGGCCGCCAAGGAAAGCCTCGCCGATTATCTGTGGTGGCGCGGCGCCGGCGAACCGGAAGCTCACTATGTCACCGCTGCCTTCATTAGTGACGAGGGCAAGCCATTCAAGATCACCCGGACCCGCGAGAGCGGTGCCGATGTGTCGCCGGAAGAAATCCAGGCGGCCTTGTGCAGCGGACCTGTGCCAGAGGATGCGCTGCGACAGCTGACCCGAACCTCCATCATTCGCGACGAATGGATCGCTGCCCTCAGTCTCGATCTGTCCGAGACCGAACGCTTCGATCTCGTTCGCTCGGCCCTCGGCGCCCTCGAAGGCTCAGAGGCGGCTGCGAAGGCCAGGGATGTCGTCACCGCCGCCGATGCCTCTCACGCCCGCAATGAAGCCGCCTATGAGAATGCGCGCGCCACGTTGGGCGAGCGTCTGACCCAGCAGTCGGAAATCCAAGCCTCGCTTAGCCGCTCAGGCGATGTCTCTGCCGCGTTGGAGATCGTGGGCGCCGCCGTGCCGAATGCGCCCACCGAGATGGTGCTCCGCCTTGAAGCCGCTCGCGGCGCGCTTGCAGACGGGCGGACGCGAACCGCCCGCAGCGCTGAAGCGGCGGAGGCCGGTCGGGTTCTGCTCGCCCGTCAGCAGGCTTTTCAGGCGCCCAATGCGGTAACAGCGCGGGAAACCGCGAAGGCCGGGCTTGAAACGACAAGGGAGGCGCAAGGCGTCGCTTTGGCGGACGTTGCCGCCGCCGAGATGCTGCTCGCCCGAGAAGAGGACGCGGATGCGATCGCAGCCTCGCTTGCCATTCTGGTCGAGCACGGCGAGCGCCTTGGCGTTCATGAGGACCGTTGCCCGCTCTGCGCGGCCCAACGAACCTCTGCGGAGTTCGCCGCAGGCGTGGAAGCAGCGCGTCGGCGGATTTCGAGCCTCGCCTCCGGGGTTCAGGACGCCCGCCGGAGAATGGCTGCGGCCAGTGAACAGGCGCGACAAGCGTCATCCGCCTTCACCATGGTCGAGCGTGAGGTTTCTGGCCATCAAGCCGAAGAGGACGCCTTGCGAGAGGCTGAACAGACCTATGCCGCGTTTTTCGACCGGTGGGGGATAGATCCGCGCTTCCTTTCTGACCCGGACGGGCTCGAAAGCCATGTAACGGCCGAGCGCGACCGATTGATCAACCTCGAGCGCGCCCTGATCGTTCTGGAGGCGTCCCAGTCGGTGTCGCGCATGGCGTCGATCGAGAAAACCATCGAAGTTCTGCGTGAGGACATCGAGAAGCTCGCCGATGTCGTCGGCCAGTCACAGGCCGCCGCAACCAGCGCCCGCAAGATCGACCGGGCGGTAAAGCGCGTCAGCGCCGAGATCATCGATGAAAGGCTGGCTCAGATCAGCCCCTTGCTCAATGAACTCTATCAACGTCTGAGACCGCATGCGGATTGGAGGACCATCGATTACAGCATCCGCGGCGATGTGAAACGCTTCCTGAGCCTGAAGGTCGGCGACGGGCTGAACCCGCAATTCGTGTTCAGCTCCGGCCAGCGACGTGCGGCGGGACTGGCGTTCCTATTGTCGGTTCACTTAGCCCGCGCCTGGACGCCTTGGCGCTCACTCCTTCTCGATGATCCGGTCCAGCATATCGACGATTTCCGCGCGCTTCATCTCGTCGAAGTACTGGCGGCCCTTCGCCTCGACCGCCGCCAGATCATATGCGCGGTCGAAGACCCGGCGCTTGCCGACCTGCTTTGCCGGCGCTTAGTGAGCACGACCAGCGAGCCCGGCCGCAGATACGACATCGATCTTGGGCACGAGGGCGCGACGAGCGTCCTAACGGCTGCGGATGTCCCACCGATGCCGGTCGGCGTGCTGCGTAGCGCTCTCCAGGCTGTCGGGGAGTGA
- a CDS encoding SIR2 family protein, whose protein sequence is MSPEILTRLLASMNAGRLLVVCGAGLSMAPPSSLPSARTVAERCFDKYQLEVDPACDIALRDNLEALAEHFVATNTLQSVFIEHLVPWPAFARPYNPGHAAIADFLIIRAAVAGISSNYDILIERRAWDYGAAFRGSLDGDEANVDAARQAPLLKFHGCAQRDPVSTVWAPSQLQDPVISARIERSKTWMAANLRQKDLLVVGFWSDWEYLNAVIGGALADVQPLSVTVVDLSPTDTLEEKAPQLWQVAHADNVHFEHVRESGADVLDELRRTFSLNYLRQVLAAGRAVFEQTTGVQCHPDWLQIANFDSETLYGLRRDAEGIPAVQPATRLRPGNVEALGYFHLLLRQAGATQLPEGYELNGRSIRVINGAEAILGSLRTKFIEPPVAVTSEIVVAVGATDLGLPSNVIRGGRTGDLIRPAAAGDWFDVNGARAELNI, encoded by the coding sequence TTGAGTCCGGAGATCCTAACGCGACTTCTCGCATCGATGAATGCCGGCCGGCTTCTGGTGGTCTGCGGCGCGGGCCTATCGATGGCGCCGCCCAGCAGCCTACCATCGGCTCGCACCGTAGCAGAACGATGTTTTGACAAATACCAGCTCGAGGTCGATCCCGCCTGCGATATCGCGCTGCGTGACAATCTCGAGGCGCTGGCCGAACACTTCGTGGCAACCAATACGCTCCAGTCCGTCTTCATCGAGCATTTGGTGCCATGGCCGGCCTTTGCGCGACCGTACAATCCCGGTCACGCCGCAATCGCCGATTTTCTGATCATACGCGCTGCCGTCGCGGGCATATCTAGCAACTACGACATCCTCATCGAACGCCGGGCCTGGGATTACGGCGCTGCCTTCAGAGGCTCCCTCGATGGCGATGAGGCCAATGTCGATGCAGCGCGCCAAGCCCCGCTCTTGAAATTTCATGGATGCGCACAGCGAGATCCCGTGTCGACCGTGTGGGCCCCCTCCCAACTCCAAGATCCCGTTATCTCGGCCCGCATCGAACGCAGCAAAACCTGGATGGCAGCGAACCTGCGACAGAAGGACCTGCTGGTCGTCGGCTTCTGGTCAGACTGGGAATATCTCAACGCTGTGATCGGCGGCGCCCTTGCGGACGTGCAGCCGCTCTCCGTCACAGTCGTCGATCTCTCGCCGACGGACACCCTGGAAGAAAAGGCGCCCCAGCTCTGGCAGGTCGCCCATGCCGACAACGTTCATTTCGAGCATGTTCGCGAATCCGGCGCGGACGTGCTCGATGAACTGCGCAGGACGTTCTCCTTGAATTATCTGCGCCAGGTTCTGGCCGCGGGCCGGGCCGTATTCGAACAGACGACGGGCGTTCAATGCCACCCGGACTGGCTCCAGATCGCCAATTTCGACAGCGAGACCCTTTACGGGCTGCGCCGGGATGCCGAAGGCATCCCTGCTGTACAGCCGGCCACACGCCTTCGCCCCGGCAATGTGGAGGCGCTTGGATATTTTCATCTCTTGTTGCGCCAGGCTGGCGCCACCCAGCTTCCCGAAGGGTACGAACTGAACGGTCGCAGCATCCGGGTCATTAATGGCGCCGAGGCGATCCTCGGTTCGCTTAGAACGAAATTCATCGAGCCACCCGTGGCCGTCACCTCCGAAATCGTGGTCGCCGTGGGCGCAACTGATCTCGGTCTTCCCAGCAATGTCATCCGGGGTGGGCGGACCGGCGATCTCATACGTCCGGCCGCCGCCGGAGACTGGTTTGACGTCAACGGCGCACGCGCGGAGCTGAACATCTGA
- a CDS encoding DUF736 domain-containing protein, protein MATIGTFKSTANNEFTGEILTLSVQAKNVRIAPDTRAIGENAPSHRVFVGRAEIGAAWSKTSNEGRNYLSLKVDDPSFSNPIYANLFEDEDGDTHSLIWSRPARRSE, encoded by the coding sequence ATGGCAACCATCGGCACCTTCAAATCCACCGCCAACAACGAATTCACCGGCGAAATCCTCACCCTTTCGGTTCAGGCTAAAAATGTCCGCATCGCCCCCGACACTCGGGCCATTGGCGAAAATGCACCCAGCCACCGCGTCTTCGTCGGTCGCGCAGAAATCGGAGCCGCCTGGTCCAAGACGTCCAACGAAGGCAGGAACTATCTGAGCCTCAAGGTCGACGATCCCAGCTTCTCCAATCCCATCTATGCCAACCTCTTCGAGGATGAGGACGGTGACACCCACAGCCTCATCTGGTCTCGCCCTGCCCGCCGCAGCGAATAA
- a CDS encoding SLOG family protein has protein sequence MREHDAIEPHHHSSSTDHIVSQLQLYGWRPSGDEADPRPIPEDNILAGVVTDIFDALASGLADTALDADLAELLWSSVNTFHRAAARLERQLDDNEQNQRRLQQEQDGSEVKSVELENLVSTGQSLSERRDALELMRDQAAERYEHQTGSAWRPRAGSMLNRKTMTASLIDSRDFLAARHRVDTELLLPPGPKIALTGGMDFNDYQFIWDLLDKVHTKHPDMVLIHGKSPKGAEFIAGKWADTRKVQQIGFAPDWTRHGKSAPFKRNDAMLDILPIGVIVFPGTGIQDNLADKARKFGIKLFDCRKRGGA, from the coding sequence ATGCGAGAACACGACGCGATCGAACCGCACCATCATTCCTCTTCGACCGATCATATTGTCAGCCAGTTGCAGCTTTATGGCTGGCGCCCTTCCGGCGACGAGGCTGATCCTCGACCAATTCCCGAAGACAACATTCTCGCCGGCGTCGTCACCGATATCTTCGATGCTCTCGCGTCCGGTCTTGCCGACACTGCGCTCGATGCCGATCTCGCTGAATTGCTCTGGTCGAGTGTCAACACGTTCCATCGCGCTGCTGCCCGCCTTGAACGCCAGCTCGACGACAATGAGCAGAACCAGCGCCGGCTGCAGCAAGAGCAGGATGGCAGCGAGGTCAAATCGGTCGAACTGGAAAACCTTGTCTCCACGGGACAATCCCTGTCCGAACGCCGCGATGCCCTCGAACTGATGCGTGACCAGGCCGCCGAACGCTACGAACACCAGACCGGTTCGGCCTGGCGACCGCGCGCGGGCTCGATGCTGAACCGCAAAACCATGACCGCCAGCCTGATCGACAGCCGCGATTTTCTGGCCGCTCGCCATAGGGTCGACACCGAACTCTTGCTTCCGCCCGGTCCCAAGATAGCGCTGACCGGTGGCATGGATTTCAACGACTACCAGTTCATCTGGGATCTACTCGACAAGGTTCACACCAAGCACCCCGATATGGTTCTCATCCATGGCAAATCGCCAAAGGGAGCCGAATTCATCGCCGGCAAATGGGCCGACACGCGAAAGGTCCAGCAGATTGGCTTTGCCCCCGATTGGACCCGGCACGGAAAATCCGCGCCCTTCAAGCGCAACGACGCCATGCTCGACATCCTGCCGATCGGCGTCATCGTCTTTCCGGGCACCGGCATCCAGGACAACCTGGCTGACAAGGCCAGAAAATTTGGCATCAAACTCTTCGATTGCCGCAAGCGGGGTGGCGCGTAA
- a CDS encoding toprim domain-containing protein produces the protein MKAADLSIRLGQRAEAVCRYYLSNGRRSGKYWIVGDARNTPGRSMFVRLVGPHTGKGAAGKWTDAAAAEHGDLLDIIRESTSLVDFRNVVDEALRFLNFTESEAAPSSDTRSVPTIIGSPDASRRLFNMAQPIFGTLAETYLRQRAITVLHGTSALRFHSHCYYRPDGGGSRQTLPAMIAAVSDLHGRQTGAHRTWLSNDGGDKAPIAAPRRAMGDLLGHAVRFGTAGTVMAAGEGIETVLSLRCVLPDMPMAAALSAAHLAAILFPPSLRRLYIIRDNDRVGANVCHHLADRAHGAGIEPIVLSPGLADFNDDLRRFGIQALRESVGEQLFRRDRIRYLRGTE, from the coding sequence ATGAAGGCGGCTGACCTTTCCATTCGCCTTGGCCAGCGGGCCGAGGCGGTTTGCCGGTACTATCTGTCCAATGGTCGCCGCTCCGGCAAATACTGGATCGTCGGCGATGCCCGCAACACGCCGGGGCGCTCGATGTTCGTGCGCCTGGTCGGCCCCCACACCGGGAAAGGTGCTGCCGGCAAATGGACCGATGCCGCCGCCGCTGAACATGGCGACCTTCTCGATATTATCCGGGAATCGACGAGCCTCGTCGACTTTAGGAACGTTGTCGATGAGGCACTGCGATTTCTCAATTTTACGGAAAGCGAAGCGGCACCGTCCTCAGATACAAGGAGCGTCCCGACCATTATTGGATCACCCGATGCGTCCCGGCGCCTGTTCAACATGGCGCAGCCCATTTTCGGCACCCTGGCAGAAACCTACCTTCGTCAACGCGCCATCACCGTGCTGCATGGTACCAGTGCCCTGCGCTTCCATTCCCATTGCTATTACCGCCCCGACGGCGGCGGCTCGCGCCAAACCCTGCCGGCCATGATCGCAGCCGTCAGCGATCTTCATGGAAGGCAAACCGGAGCGCATCGCACCTGGCTTTCCAATGACGGCGGTGACAAGGCGCCCATCGCCGCGCCGCGCCGCGCAATGGGCGATCTTCTGGGTCACGCTGTCCGCTTTGGCACGGCCGGCACCGTCATGGCAGCAGGCGAAGGCATCGAAACCGTCCTATCCCTCAGATGCGTCTTGCCTGACATGCCCATGGCTGCAGCTTTGTCGGCCGCTCACCTCGCCGCCATCCTGTTCCCGCCATCCCTTCGGCGGCTCTACATCATTCGCGACAATGACCGGGTCGGCGCCAATGTCTGCCACCATCTCGCTGACCGCGCGCATGGGGCCGGGATCGAACCCATCGTTCTGTCGCCCGGCCTGGCCGACTTCAACGATGACCTGCGGCGCTTCGGCATTCAGGCGCTTCGGGAATCGGTCGGGGAGCAACTCTTCCGTCGCGACCGCATTCGCTACCTTCGCGGGACGGAATAG
- a CDS encoding ParB/RepB/Spo0J family partition protein, with product MSKTAKKQPAIALSASRDIALNKLVLSQANVRKNKAGVSIEELAEDIARRGLLQGLNVRPVNDEAGAETGMYEVPAGGRRFQALELLVKQRRLAKDALIPCLVREGGIAEEDSLAENVHREALHPLDQFRAFLTLREKGQSEEEIAAAFFVSLNVVKQRLKLAAASPVLLDAYAEDAMSLDQLMAFTVTGDHGRQEEVFERVKSSYDKSPYSIRRMLTEGAVRASDKRAQFVGVGAYIEAGGTVLRDLFESDDGGWLQDASLLDRLVVEKLQQCAQPIAMEGWKWVQVATDFPYGHTYGLRRIHGETVPLTAEEQAARAALQVEYDHLVEEYQGSDHDLPDLVDERFAELETALAGFEDRPTQYDPEEVAQAGAFISITGDGRLRIESGYVKPEDEPVADGDDDTGGEIGQGNEAASAAAMSAVIESPDAEDDDGLAPISDKLLTELTAHRTLGLRYALGACPDVALLATLHALVLKAFYHHAPETCLELDLRSNNFGGAGSGLQDSAAAEVIRARHDGWSKTLPEDAGDLWDALGEWDADSRSALFAHAVSLSVNAVHETWNRRPGVIAHADRLSQAVELDMTKLWAPTAMNYLARVTKGRILQAVTEARGQRAADRIAHLKKGDMATEAETLLAGSDWLPEVLRPVGGSGAADPVLESDSDSAGQFETAVGDDLDEPGANDDRAVHPIAAE from the coding sequence ATGTCAAAGACCGCCAAGAAACAGCCCGCGATCGCTCTCAGCGCCTCGCGGGACATTGCTCTTAACAAGCTCGTGTTGAGCCAGGCCAATGTCCGCAAGAACAAGGCCGGCGTTTCCATTGAGGAACTGGCCGAAGATATTGCCCGGCGCGGCCTGCTGCAGGGCCTGAACGTCCGGCCCGTCAATGACGAGGCAGGCGCCGAAACCGGTATGTATGAAGTTCCAGCCGGCGGCCGCCGCTTCCAGGCGCTCGAACTGCTGGTCAAGCAAAGGCGTCTGGCCAAGGACGCGCTGATACCTTGCCTGGTTCGCGAGGGTGGCATCGCCGAAGAAGATTCCCTGGCTGAGAATGTGCACCGGGAGGCGCTGCATCCGCTCGACCAATTTCGTGCCTTTCTGACGCTGCGGGAGAAAGGCCAGAGCGAGGAAGAGATCGCCGCCGCGTTCTTTGTTTCGCTCAATGTGGTCAAGCAGCGGCTCAAGCTTGCCGCCGCCTCGCCGGTCCTGCTCGACGCTTATGCCGAGGACGCCATGTCCCTCGACCAGCTCATGGCCTTCACGGTCACCGGTGATCATGGGAGGCAGGAGGAGGTCTTCGAGCGCGTAAAGTCATCTTACGACAAGTCGCCTTATTCGATCCGGCGAATGCTGACCGAAGGTGCCGTGCGGGCCTCGGACAAGCGGGCACAGTTCGTTGGTGTCGGTGCCTATATCGAAGCCGGTGGGACAGTGCTGCGGGACCTTTTCGAATCCGATGACGGCGGCTGGCTGCAGGACGCTTCCCTTCTCGACCGGCTGGTTGTCGAAAAGCTCCAGCAATGCGCCCAGCCGATTGCCATGGAAGGCTGGAAATGGGTGCAGGTGGCCACCGACTTTCCCTATGGCCACACCTATGGCCTCCGCCGCATCCATGGCGAAACGGTGCCGCTGACTGCTGAAGAACAAGCTGCCCGGGCCGCGCTCCAAGTCGAATACGACCATCTTGTTGAAGAGTATCAGGGCAGCGACCACGACCTCCCTGACCTGGTGGACGAGCGTTTCGCCGAACTCGAAACGGCGCTCGCCGGTTTCGAGGATCGGCCGACGCAGTATGATCCCGAGGAGGTTGCCCAGGCGGGCGCCTTCATCAGCATCACCGGCGACGGCCGCCTGCGCATCGAAAGCGGCTATGTTAAGCCCGAGGACGAACCCGTAGCGGACGGTGATGATGATACCGGCGGTGAGATTGGGCAGGGCAACGAGGCCGCCTCGGCTGCCGCCATGTCTGCGGTCATCGAATCCCCTGACGCCGAGGATGACGATGGCCTGGCGCCGATCTCAGACAAACTGCTCACGGAGCTGACGGCCCATCGCACGCTTGGTCTGCGCTATGCTCTGGGCGCGTGCCCCGATGTTGCCTTGCTTGCAACACTCCACGCCCTGGTGCTGAAGGCGTTCTACCACCACGCCCCCGAGACCTGTCTCGAGCTTGATCTGCGCAGCAATAACTTCGGTGGCGCAGGATCCGGGTTGCAGGACAGTGCCGCCGCCGAAGTCATTCGCGCTCGGCATGACGGTTGGAGCAAGACGCTGCCGGAAGACGCCGGGGACCTTTGGGACGCCCTGGGCGAGTGGGATGCCGATAGCCGGTCAGCGCTGTTCGCCCATGCCGTCAGTCTATCCGTCAATGCCGTTCACGAAACCTGGAACCGCCGGCCCGGCGTGATTGCTCATGCCGACCGCCTGTCCCAGGCGGTCGAGCTCGACATGACCAAACTCTGGGCACCGACCGCAATGAATTATCTGGCCCGGGTCACCAAGGGCCGGATTCTGCAGGCCGTTACAGAGGCCAGGGGCCAGCGCGCCGCCGACCGCATAGCCCATCTCAAGAAGGGTGACATGGCGACCGAAGCCGAAACCCTGCTCGCCGGCTCCGACTGGCTGCCCGAGGTGCTCCGCCCTGTGGGTGGCAGCGGGGCCGCGGACCCGGTGCTCGAGAGCGACAGCGACAGTGCCGGCCAGTTCGAGACCGCGGTCGGCGACGACCTCGACGAGCCGGGCGCGAATGATGATCGTGCGGTTCATCCCATTGCCGCCGAGTAA